A stretch of Deinococcus roseus DNA encodes these proteins:
- a CDS encoding DUF2071 domain-containing protein, giving the protein MQVPTISVPTISLPPFQMPAIQGTLRRRILANYLVEPQVMQRYLPPPFQLKLHQGFAVAGLCLIRLEHVRPRGIPEFIGLSSENAAHRVAVTFQENGVQKEGVFIWRRDTNSQVHEWLGGHLFPGDYQHATFEVQDQDPSIALNILSQDQQVKIFLKGQVQTHLPETSVFADLQTSSAFFEAGSVGYSPDRQGQKLDAMELKTRGWEVHPLGIEHIRSSFFDNQDLFPAGSIRFDHALIMRDLEHEWHGAGELRV; this is encoded by the coding sequence ATGCAAGTGCCCACGATTTCAGTGCCCACGATTTCACTGCCCCCTTTTCAAATGCCCGCCATTCAGGGAACCCTTCGCAGGCGCATTCTTGCCAATTATCTGGTGGAACCCCAGGTCATGCAGCGGTACCTTCCCCCTCCCTTTCAATTGAAACTTCACCAGGGCTTTGCTGTTGCAGGTCTCTGCCTGATCCGTCTGGAACATGTTCGTCCCAGGGGCATCCCAGAATTCATCGGACTGAGCAGTGAAAATGCTGCCCACAGGGTTGCGGTCACCTTTCAGGAAAATGGAGTGCAGAAAGAAGGGGTGTTCATCTGGCGCAGGGACACCAACTCCCAGGTGCATGAATGGCTGGGCGGGCACCTGTTCCCTGGAGATTACCAGCACGCCACCTTCGAGGTGCAGGACCAGGACCCCAGCATTGCTTTAAACATCCTTTCTCAGGACCAGCAGGTCAAAATCTTTCTGAAAGGACAGGTGCAAACCCATCTGCCAGAGACCTCGGTGTTTGCAGACCTGCAAACCTCTTCGGCTTTTTTTGAAGCAGGATCGGTGGGCTATTCCCCGGACCGCCAGGGGCAGAAACTGGACGCCATGGAACTGAAAACCAGAGGCTGGGAGGTGCATCCTCTGGGGATTGAACACATCAGGTCCAGTTTCTTTGACAACCAGGATCTTTTTCCAGCAGGGAGCATCCGGTTTGACCACGCCCTGATCATGCGCGACCTTGAGCACGAATGGCATGGGGCCGGAGAACTGCGGGTTTAA
- a CDS encoding globin domain-containing protein, with protein sequence MALTSSHLQLIRQTFHDLIPQDPEMEVFFGDVFYRRLFSQHPELQPLFHTQLAEQAHRLVTMLRWMVDHISEPATFAAQVHALGERHLKYGVKPEHYDQVGEALIWVLQETLGEDFTPAAREAWTETFGLIASTMRGLA encoded by the coding sequence ATGGCCCTCACCTCTTCCCACCTTCAGTTGATCCGGCAAACCTTTCATGACCTGATTCCCCAGGATCCCGAAATGGAGGTGTTTTTCGGAGATGTGTTTTACAGGCGGCTGTTCTCTCAGCATCCAGAATTGCAGCCCCTGTTTCACACCCAGCTGGCAGAGCAGGCCCACCGTCTGGTGACCATGCTGCGCTGGATGGTGGACCACATCAGTGAACCCGCAACTTTTGCAGCGCAGGTGCATGCCCTGGGAGAACGCCACCTCAAATATGGCGTGAAACCTGAACACTACGATCAGGTCGGTGAGGCCCTGATCTGGGTTTTGCAGGAAACACTGGGAGAGGACTTTACCCCTGCCGCCAGGGAAGCCTGGACCGAAACTTTTGGCCTGATTGCCAGCACCATGCGGGGTCTGGCATGA
- a CDS encoding tetratricopeptide repeat protein gives MTLRVQLLGGFRVWSGTSALPEKTLSRKKVRSVFKMLALHPAHRLLKDALIEELWADLEPEQGAAQLYNALYNLRKAFQPFSGIEVGLSRGEIVLQAEGGVVVDALDFEKFTLTALKSRAFTELLDALNLWTGEFSPEDLYDDWSEPYRMRFSELRLQLLLVLGEEALGRGNLEQAQQAFSTVLEVFPASEGAHVGLMRLSCLLKNRDQLVRHFERYSAATFEEFGEAPPAHVQDIFEQLKTTLEQELEKEITVLPASPSVTAVLPGRQAELERLHALFAEGARLVTILGMGGQGKTRLARAFCEQLAGPHLLVSAESCFGVPDLQDRLRLQLQIGEEKTSVLDVLALQGEVLLVLDNLEQVQGIEDWVNLALTRVHGLRILCTSRRPLQVAEEQLLELSGLDPGTAMQLFCALALKSNPEFTLTPTDETALHALCVQVGGSPLALELAAGWVRLMTVPEILEEVQDSLDFLDAGPQKNLSQVLMSTWERLESAEQEALKALSTFAGSFNVQQAKNTFQIRPQVLIKLSQLGLVQKNGAQLNLHPLIRQMARSHLEANSPHLLQHARHHLELLNRNHSILNGADRHAYHTALEHTRQLMPEVLPAMQEALRGQPELFRDSCVAFSEACLFSFLLPSGLALLQQGQLHADPSVQDMSLLCLAEIYVWQGELAAALGCLENCNRKNLAEDLHYRWFLHRGLVAERQGQFQDSVGFFQAGLEVATFEQACALLHMQLGDACAAKSLFAEASEAYNRAGLLSITQNNPRLYASLIMRLGTLAGRTEQWGTAEERFLQAIQVFSVMEDTGNLNRAVNNLSLVYLSTGRYQEAREHIQHSLIRARLFRSPGTLTALLNNLSVACLASGDLQTARESAQESLKICRESGFSRRVPSCLLHLGDIHLAAREFELAHMVFKEAHALFQGWNPLSQLDNLCGHSWVLAELDRHEEARLLLQEGEALLQKHPSRRLRFHATRAYLEWKAGHSSIARSLLMSALNAYDPVKDELHLGWVLPSLETLQDATFTQELCSALAQSNRVHWLHKTWAAQQDLQTPAGTAADSIRGFLGRSVVQ, from the coding sequence ATGACCCTGAGGGTGCAACTGCTGGGAGGCTTCAGGGTGTGGTCCGGGACTTCTGCCCTGCCCGAAAAAACCCTGAGCCGCAAAAAGGTGCGTTCGGTGTTCAAGATGCTGGCCCTGCATCCAGCCCACCGTCTGCTGAAAGATGCTCTGATTGAGGAGTTGTGGGCAGACCTGGAGCCCGAACAGGGCGCAGCCCAGCTTTACAACGCCCTTTACAACCTCAGGAAGGCCTTTCAGCCGTTTTCAGGCATCGAGGTGGGCCTTTCCAGAGGGGAAATTGTCTTGCAGGCCGAGGGTGGGGTGGTGGTGGATGCGCTGGACTTCGAGAAGTTCACCCTGACGGCCCTGAAATCCCGGGCTTTCACCGAACTGCTGGACGCCCTGAACCTGTGGACCGGGGAATTCAGCCCGGAAGACCTCTACGACGACTGGAGCGAGCCTTACCGCATGCGCTTTTCAGAGTTGAGGCTGCAACTGTTGCTGGTGCTGGGAGAAGAAGCCCTGGGACGGGGAAACCTGGAACAGGCCCAGCAGGCCTTTTCCACTGTGCTGGAAGTCTTTCCGGCCAGCGAGGGTGCCCACGTGGGCCTGATGCGCCTGAGTTGCCTGCTGAAGAACCGCGACCAGCTGGTGCGGCATTTCGAGCGTTACAGCGCCGCCACCTTTGAGGAGTTTGGAGAGGCTCCTCCTGCACATGTGCAGGACATTTTTGAGCAGTTGAAAACCACCCTGGAGCAGGAGCTGGAAAAAGAAATTACTGTGCTGCCTGCTTCTCCTTCGGTGACAGCAGTTTTGCCAGGAAGACAGGCAGAACTGGAACGCCTGCATGCCCTCTTTGCAGAAGGGGCCCGTCTGGTCACCATTCTGGGCATGGGAGGCCAGGGAAAAACCCGACTGGCCCGGGCTTTCTGTGAGCAACTGGCTGGACCACATTTGCTGGTTTCTGCAGAATCCTGCTTTGGCGTGCCAGACCTGCAAGACCGCCTGCGCCTGCAACTGCAGATCGGAGAAGAAAAAACCAGTGTTCTGGACGTGCTGGCCCTGCAAGGGGAAGTGCTGCTGGTGCTGGACAACCTGGAGCAGGTGCAGGGCATTGAGGACTGGGTGAATCTGGCCCTTACACGGGTTCACGGCCTGCGCATCCTCTGCACCTCCCGCAGGCCACTGCAGGTGGCTGAAGAACAGCTGCTGGAACTTTCGGGGCTGGATCCCGGCACAGCCATGCAACTCTTCTGTGCACTGGCCCTGAAATCCAATCCAGAATTCACCCTCACCCCTACAGATGAAACGGCTTTGCATGCCCTCTGCGTGCAGGTGGGCGGCTCTCCTCTGGCCCTGGAACTGGCTGCAGGATGGGTGCGCCTGATGACCGTCCCGGAGATTCTGGAAGAGGTGCAAGACAGCCTGGACTTTCTGGATGCAGGTCCTCAGAAGAACCTCTCGCAAGTGCTGATGAGCACCTGGGAACGGCTGGAAAGTGCCGAACAGGAAGCCCTCAAGGCACTCAGCACCTTCGCAGGCAGCTTCAATGTGCAGCAGGCCAAAAACACCTTTCAGATCCGGCCCCAGGTGCTCATCAAGCTCTCCCAGCTGGGACTGGTGCAGAAAAACGGTGCTCAGCTGAACCTGCACCCGCTCATCCGGCAAATGGCCCGCAGCCACCTGGAAGCAAACAGCCCACACTTGCTGCAGCATGCCCGCCACCATCTGGAACTGCTGAACCGCAACCACAGCATCCTCAATGGTGCAGACCGCCATGCTTACCACACCGCCCTGGAACACACCCGCCAGTTGATGCCAGAGGTCCTGCCCGCCATGCAAGAAGCCCTCAGAGGACAGCCTGAGCTGTTCCGGGACAGTTGCGTGGCTTTCAGTGAAGCCTGCCTGTTCTCTTTTTTGCTGCCTTCCGGTCTGGCCTTGCTGCAGCAAGGCCAGCTTCATGCAGACCCCAGTGTTCAGGACATGTCGCTACTGTGCCTGGCAGAAATTTACGTGTGGCAGGGAGAACTGGCTGCAGCGCTGGGCTGTCTGGAAAACTGCAACAGAAAAAATCTGGCCGAAGACCTGCATTACCGCTGGTTCCTGCACCGGGGTCTGGTGGCAGAACGCCAGGGTCAATTTCAGGACAGTGTGGGGTTCTTTCAGGCAGGTCTGGAGGTGGCCACCTTTGAACAGGCCTGTGCCCTGCTGCACATGCAACTTGGCGATGCCTGTGCAGCAAAGAGCCTCTTTGCAGAAGCCTCCGAAGCATACAACCGGGCAGGCCTTCTCAGCATCACCCAGAACAACCCCCGGCTGTATGCTTCACTGATCATGCGCCTGGGCACCCTGGCAGGCCGCACCGAACAGTGGGGCACTGCAGAAGAACGCTTTCTGCAAGCCATCCAGGTGTTCAGTGTGATGGAAGACACCGGCAACCTGAACCGGGCGGTCAACAACCTCAGTCTGGTTTACCTGAGCACCGGACGGTATCAGGAGGCCAGAGAGCACATCCAGCACAGCCTGATCCGGGCCCGGCTGTTTCGCAGTCCAGGCACCCTCACAGCCCTCCTGAACAACCTGAGTGTGGCCTGCCTTGCCAGCGGAGATTTGCAAACCGCACGGGAAAGCGCCCAGGAATCCCTGAAAATCTGCCGGGAAAGTGGGTTCAGCAGACGCGTTCCTTCCTGCCTGCTGCATCTGGGAGACATTCACCTGGCGGCCCGAGAATTTGAACTGGCCCACATGGTGTTCAAAGAGGCCCACGCCCTGTTTCAGGGCTGGAACCCGCTGAGCCAGCTGGACAATTTGTGCGGCCACAGCTGGGTGCTGGCAGAACTGGACAGGCATGAAGAAGCCCGTCTTTTGCTGCAAGAAGGTGAAGCCCTGCTGCAAAAACACCCTTCCCGAAGGCTGCGTTTTCATGCCACCCGGGCTTACCTTGAATGGAAAGCAGGCCACTCCTCAATTGCCAGGTCTCTGCTGATGTCTGCCCTGAATGCCTACGATCCCGTCAAAGACGAGCTGCACCTGGGATGGGTGTTGCCTTCACTGGAAACCCTGCAGGACGCAACTTTCACCCAGGAGCTCTGCAGTGCACTGGCCCAGTCCAACAGGGTGCACTGGCTGCACAAAACCTGGGCTGCACAACAGGACCTTCAAACCCCTGCTGGAACGGCAGCAGACAGCATTCGGGGCTTTCTGGGAAGGTCCGTTGTGCAGTGA
- a CDS encoding DUF4385 domain-containing protein: MTTTDNKTQPARNKEKATSTTLSTPNKKFDYSLDYPNLDLRKHPELYRVGVGEQGVLLVEPYKSEILPLWRFKTPEIATESSEKIYQLFLNYLAENDFVGADMARKFLQMGYTRSRRYANHASGRKYDAVTGEMLPVQEDPVKARSAEVFKEAWDEARRHPRYQQLLKAHREKYG, encoded by the coding sequence ATGACCACCACAGACAACAAAACCCAACCAGCACGCAACAAAGAAAAAGCCACCAGCACCACGCTTTCCACCCCCAACAAGAAGTTTGATTACTCCCTGGATTACCCGAATCTGGACCTCAGAAAACACCCTGAGCTGTACCGGGTCGGGGTGGGGGAACAGGGTGTGTTGCTGGTGGAGCCCTACAAAAGCGAAATTTTGCCGCTCTGGCGTTTCAAAACCCCGGAAATTGCCACAGAGAGCAGTGAAAAAATTTACCAGTTGTTTTTGAATTACCTTGCTGAAAATGATTTTGTGGGGGCAGACATGGCCCGCAAATTTTTGCAGATGGGGTACACGCGTTCCAGACGGTACGCCAACCATGCCTCAGGACGCAAATACGATGCTGTGACGGGTGAAATGCTGCCTGTTCAGGAAGATCCCGTGAAAGCCCGATCGGCAGAGGTCTTCAAGGAAGCCTGGGATGAGGCCCGCAGGCATCCCAGGTACCAGCAGTTGTTGAAAGCACATCGGGAGAAGTACGGCTGA
- a CDS encoding response regulator transcription factor, whose protein sequence is MQTIPKTSPLILVVEDEPEMLELMEAYLRRDGYRTEHALDGERALDLFRAAQPDLVLLDIQLPKLSGFDVLKNIRQKHLTPVIMVTARAEDLDKLLGLELGADDYVVKPFSPREVVARVKAVLRRTQQQTQTIVRIGELEVDSNAMLARVGPHRLDLTPAEFRLLEYLARHPGRACSRVELLEASLPNSDALERVVDTHLKNLRRKLELAGAVGMLETVRGVGYRLWLEN, encoded by the coding sequence GTGCAGACGATCCCCAAAACAAGCCCCCTGATCCTGGTGGTGGAAGATGAGCCCGAAATGCTGGAACTCATGGAAGCCTACCTGCGGCGGGATGGCTACCGCACCGAACACGCCCTGGACGGAGAACGTGCCCTGGATCTGTTCCGGGCTGCCCAGCCTGACCTGGTGCTGCTGGACATCCAGTTGCCCAAACTGAGTGGTTTTGATGTGCTGAAAAACATCAGGCAGAAGCACCTCACCCCGGTGATCATGGTGACGGCGCGGGCCGAGGACCTGGACAAACTGCTGGGTCTGGAACTCGGGGCAGACGATTATGTGGTCAAGCCGTTCTCGCCGCGCGAAGTGGTGGCCCGTGTGAAAGCGGTGCTCAGGCGCACCCAGCAGCAAACCCAGACCATTGTGCGCATTGGGGAGCTGGAGGTGGATTCCAATGCCATGCTGGCCCGGGTGGGACCGCACAGGCTGGACCTCACCCCGGCAGAGTTCAGGCTGCTGGAGTACCTGGCCAGACACCCTGGACGGGCCTGCTCAAGGGTGGAACTGCTGGAAGCCTCCTTGCCCAATTCGGACGCTCTGGAACGGGTGGTGGACACCCACCTGAAGAACCTCAGGCGTAAACTGGAACTTGCAGGTGCCGTGGGCATGCTGGAAACTGTGCGGGGAGTGGGGTACCGGTTGTGGCTCGAAAATTAA
- a CDS encoding sensor histidine kinase: MARKLSRPSIYSIAGRLSLMTLAVVILTNLITVGFMQYQSWQRFENLPPNLKQVLQQRWEQDSREYKDSKIGPAVPNVQDFTIQVVTTPPLTISPLPEQPRMVKVPRGLRLRDDLQNSLLVSTLLGCLIGAALAVFFSRRLARPLEAIAHAAAQVSVGDLSTRVEMPSNAPAARQDEVFHLTQHFNLMAETLQRQEQERKHMIADIAHELRTPIAVMKAKLDALEDGIVPLDQNAVQRLQVQTALLSRLVDDLRTLSLADAGKLDLSTQVVDIAALVENVVSEYQTVAYRQKVQVQMNSSDDTILIPGDPDRLAQVISNLLENAVRYTPPQGQIHVAVERIQQRVTIRVQDTGNGIPEHALPHIFERFYRADGSRTRETGGTGLGLAIVRTLTELHGGSVRAWNQHGSGAVFQVELQG; this comes from the coding sequence GTGGCTCGAAAATTAAGCAGGCCTTCCATTTACAGCATTGCGGGCCGCCTGAGCCTGATGACCCTGGCGGTGGTGATCCTCACCAACCTGATCACCGTGGGGTTCATGCAGTACCAGTCCTGGCAGCGTTTTGAGAACCTGCCCCCCAACCTCAAACAGGTGTTGCAGCAGCGCTGGGAGCAGGACAGCAGGGAATACAAAGACAGCAAAATCGGACCTGCAGTGCCCAATGTGCAGGATTTCACCATTCAGGTGGTCACCACGCCCCCCCTGACCATTTCTCCACTCCCAGAGCAGCCCCGCATGGTCAAGGTGCCCCGTGGACTGCGCCTGAGGGACGACCTGCAGAACTCACTGCTGGTGTCCACCTTGCTGGGCTGCCTGATCGGGGCTGCCCTGGCGGTTTTCTTCTCCAGAAGGCTGGCCAGACCCCTGGAGGCCATTGCCCATGCTGCAGCGCAGGTCAGTGTGGGAGACCTGAGCACCCGTGTGGAGATGCCCAGCAATGCCCCTGCCGCCAGACAGGATGAGGTGTTTCATCTGACCCAGCACTTCAACCTGATGGCCGAAACCCTGCAGCGCCAGGAGCAGGAACGCAAGCACATGATTGCAGACATCGCCCATGAGCTGCGCACCCCCATTGCGGTGATGAAAGCCAAACTGGACGCCCTGGAAGACGGCATCGTTCCTCTGGACCAGAATGCTGTGCAGAGGCTGCAGGTCCAGACGGCTTTGCTCAGCCGTCTGGTGGACGATTTGCGCACCCTGTCCCTGGCAGATGCAGGCAAACTGGACCTCAGCACCCAGGTGGTGGACATTGCTGCCCTGGTGGAAAACGTGGTCAGCGAGTACCAGACCGTGGCCTACCGCCAGAAGGTGCAGGTTCAGATGAACAGCAGCGACGACACCATCCTGATTCCGGGAGACCCGGATCGTCTGGCCCAGGTGATCAGCAACCTGCTGGAAAATGCCGTGCGGTACACCCCACCCCAGGGCCAGATTCATGTGGCTGTGGAACGCATCCAGCAACGGGTCACCATTCGCGTGCAAGACACTGGAAATGGCATTCCTGAACATGCTTTGCCCCACATCTTTGAACGCTTTTACCGGGCAGATGGTTCACGCACCCGTGAAACCGGGGGCACCGGGCTGGGCCTCGCCATCGTGCGCACCCTGACAGAACTGCATGGAGGCAGCGTGCGGGCCTGGAACCAGCACGGCTCAGGAGCGGTTTTTCAGGTGGAATTGCAGGGGTAA
- a CDS encoding DUF2188 domain-containing protein, with amino-acid sequence MPWNAQDYPQSLKNFNPEVREKAVEIANALLQEGHSEGSAIAIATEKAEEWARKRDIPIKKPS; translated from the coding sequence ATGCCCTGGAATGCTCAGGATTATCCTCAATCTTTGAAGAATTTCAATCCAGAAGTGCGCGAAAAGGCTGTGGAAATCGCCAACGCCCTGCTGCAAGAAGGCCACTCTGAAGGCAGTGCCATCGCCATTGCCACCGAAAAAGCCGAGGAATGGGCCAGAAAGCGTGACATCCCCATCAAGAAACCCAGTTGA
- a CDS encoding ABC transporter ATP-binding protein: protein MFRPPLAPSPASRTPMGRQSFQQLRRLLAYARPYLGGLVVAGIASLISTGFNLFFPQLVGRLIDASFLEANLGQLNRILPILLGVFAGQAIFTGIQNYLVARSGESVVAELRKSLYRHLLGLSSNFFENNRTGDITSRLTSDISTVQSVVSTTLVQVFTVPIVLVGTLAILFFTNWKLSLLILSVVPAVALIARYLGRQIRQMSKAFQDQVAKANAHAEETLSGVRVVQSFTAENHEAARYGDLIQDSLKVALQRARMSAVLGPMIFFSIFTALALVLWYGGRLVAVKEISPGVLLTFVLYTFNIAGTVGTLTSIFAQVQSALGASSRIFELLDTQTDLPEPEKPTPLPQVKGTVQFEEVGFSYGDRGKVLENISLTAHPGEVIAIVGPSGAGKSTLVSLVPRFYDVTSGKILLDGMDLRDMELQNLRGHIGIVPQETLLFSGSISENIQYGRLQAGENEVLEAAKAANAHEFISRFPEGYATVVGERGVKLSGGQRQRIAIARALLKNPRLLILDEATSSLDSESESLVQEALNTLMQGRTTFVIAHRLSTVRSADRIVVLDQGKIVQEGRHEDLLEQGGLYKDLYELQFRNNTQA from the coding sequence ATGTTTCGACCTCCTCTTGCTCCCTCTCCTGCTTCCAGAACACCCATGGGCCGCCAGAGCTTCCAGCAGCTCAGGCGACTGCTGGCTTATGCCCGTCCTTACCTGGGGGGTCTGGTGGTGGCCGGGATTGCCAGCCTGATTTCCACCGGATTCAATCTGTTTTTTCCGCAACTGGTGGGCCGCCTGATTGACGCTTCTTTTCTGGAGGCCAACCTGGGGCAACTGAACCGCATTCTTCCCATTCTGCTGGGGGTTTTTGCAGGACAGGCCATTTTTACAGGCATTCAGAATTACCTGGTGGCCCGCTCCGGGGAAAGCGTGGTGGCCGAGTTGCGCAAATCCCTGTACCGTCACCTGCTGGGCCTCTCCTCCAACTTCTTCGAGAACAACCGCACCGGAGACATCACCAGCCGCCTGACTTCGGACATTTCCACCGTGCAATCGGTGGTGTCCACGACACTGGTGCAGGTGTTCACGGTGCCGATTGTGCTGGTGGGCACGCTGGCCATCCTGTTTTTCACCAACTGGAAGCTGTCCCTGCTGATCCTCTCGGTGGTGCCTGCTGTGGCCCTGATTGCCCGTTATCTGGGCAGGCAGATCCGCCAGATGTCCAAGGCCTTTCAGGACCAGGTGGCCAAAGCCAACGCCCACGCCGAAGAAACCCTGTCCGGGGTGCGGGTGGTGCAGTCTTTCACTGCAGAGAACCATGAAGCTGCCCGTTATGGGGACCTGATTCAGGATTCCCTGAAAGTGGCTTTGCAGCGGGCCAGAATGAGCGCCGTGCTGGGGCCCATGATCTTTTTCTCAATTTTTACGGCCCTGGCTCTGGTGCTGTGGTATGGAGGTCGTCTGGTGGCGGTCAAGGAGATCAGCCCTGGTGTGCTGCTGACCTTCGTGCTCTACACCTTCAACATTGCAGGCACGGTGGGCACCCTCACCAGCATTTTTGCGCAGGTGCAGAGCGCCCTGGGGGCTTCCAGCCGCATTTTTGAGTTGCTGGACACCCAGACCGACCTGCCCGAACCTGAAAAGCCCACCCCATTGCCACAGGTCAAGGGGACGGTTCAGTTTGAGGAGGTTGGTTTTTCCTACGGAGACCGCGGAAAGGTGCTGGAAAACATCTCCCTGACCGCCCATCCCGGAGAGGTGATCGCCATTGTGGGTCCCAGTGGGGCTGGAAAGAGCACCCTGGTGTCTCTGGTTCCGCGTTTTTACGATGTCACTTCAGGAAAGATTCTGCTGGACGGCATGGATCTGAGAGACATGGAGCTGCAGAACCTGCGGGGCCACATCGGGATTGTGCCTCAGGAAACCCTGCTGTTTTCAGGCAGCATCAGTGAAAACATCCAGTATGGCAGGCTGCAAGCAGGCGAAAATGAAGTTCTGGAAGCCGCAAAAGCCGCCAATGCCCACGAGTTCATCAGCCGCTTTCCAGAAGGCTACGCAACGGTGGTGGGAGAACGGGGCGTGAAGCTCTCTGGCGGTCAGAGACAGCGCATTGCCATTGCGCGTGCGTTGCTCAAAAACCCACGCCTGCTGATCCTGGACGAGGCCACCAGTTCGCTGGATTCGGAATCGGAATCGCTGGTGCAAGAAGCCCTCAACACCCTGATGCAGGGCCGCACCACCTTCGTGATTGCCCACCGGCTGTCCACGGTGCGCAGCGCAGACCGCATTGTGGTGCTGGACCAGGGGAAAATCGTGCAGGAAGGCAGGCATGAAGACCTGCTGGAACAGGGAGGATTGTACAAAGACCTCTACGAATTGCAGTTCAGGAACAACACGCAGGCCTGA
- a CDS encoding amino acid transporter, which translates to MPKPKPPLLPQSPFLRWLLQGQTQEVEGPFEAESKAEKHTHPWWQVMCLTGVDYFSTLGYQPGIAALAAGALSPFATLVLVIVTLFGALPMYRRVAEESPHGDGSISMLERLLSFWQEKFLVLILIGFALTGFIITITLSAADATAHIVENPLVPHWMDQPVAVTLILIGLLGGIFLKGFKEAIGIAILLVGLYLVLSGVVIVNGFMEIARHPEVWQNWKQAVFSSHSWLSIFGTSFLLFPNLALGLSGFETGVLVMPQIQGRSSDTSEKPVGRIQNGKKLLTTAALIMSVLLLCSSLVTTLLIPAAAFKTGGEANGRALAYLAHEHLGPIFATAYDISTILILWFAGASAMAGLLNIVPRYLPKYGMAPEWTLASRPLVLIFTLIAFVVTIIFKADVNAQAAAYATGVLALMGSAAVATTLSAKHKSQRLLMGFFAAVTVIFAYTIAVNLYQDLGGLKIAGFFILLITFTSLISRVFRATELRVSEVTLDEDARRFVREEARHNHGRIRIIANRKNAGDEREYRLKEAQVRDDTHIPEDDVVLFLEISIDDASDFAHRLDLYGVQVGPHRILRGTSSSIPNALAAALLHIRDETGRIPHIYFGWTEGNPVLYLLRFMLFGEGDIAPVTREILRKAEPDPRHRPYVHVGG; encoded by the coding sequence ATGCCGAAACCCAAACCTCCCCTTCTCCCCCAGAGCCCCTTTCTCAGGTGGCTGCTTCAGGGCCAGACCCAGGAAGTTGAAGGGCCATTTGAAGCGGAAAGCAAAGCCGAAAAACACACCCACCCCTGGTGGCAGGTCATGTGCCTCACCGGGGTGGATTACTTTTCCACCCTGGGATACCAGCCAGGGATTGCAGCACTGGCAGCAGGGGCCCTCAGCCCTTTTGCCACCCTGGTGCTGGTGATCGTGACCCTCTTTGGGGCCCTCCCCATGTACCGCCGGGTGGCCGAAGAATCCCCCCACGGAGACGGCTCCATCAGCATGCTGGAAAGGCTGCTGTCCTTCTGGCAGGAAAAATTTCTGGTGCTGATCCTGATTGGCTTTGCCCTCACCGGGTTCATCATCACCATCACCCTGTCTGCCGCAGACGCCACCGCCCACATTGTGGAGAACCCCCTGGTTCCCCACTGGATGGACCAGCCTGTGGCGGTCACCCTGATTTTGATTGGCCTGCTGGGGGGCATCTTTCTGAAAGGCTTCAAAGAAGCCATTGGAATTGCCATTCTGCTGGTGGGTTTGTACCTGGTCCTCAGCGGGGTGGTCATTGTCAATGGGTTCATGGAAATTGCCCGGCACCCTGAAGTCTGGCAAAACTGGAAGCAGGCGGTTTTCTCATCCCACAGCTGGCTTTCCATCTTTGGAACCAGTTTCCTGCTGTTCCCCAACCTGGCACTGGGCCTGTCGGGCTTTGAAACCGGGGTGCTGGTGATGCCCCAGATTCAGGGCCGTTCGTCAGACACCAGTGAAAAACCTGTCGGGCGCATTCAAAACGGCAAGAAACTGCTGACCACCGCCGCCCTGATCATGAGTGTGTTGCTTTTGTGCTCCAGTCTGGTGACCACACTGCTGATTCCTGCAGCAGCATTCAAAACAGGAGGGGAAGCCAATGGACGTGCCCTGGCTTACCTGGCCCACGAGCATCTGGGACCGATTTTTGCCACAGCATATGACATCTCCACCATTCTGATTCTGTGGTTCGCAGGTGCAAGCGCCATGGCAGGGCTCCTCAACATCGTTCCCCGCTACTTGCCCAAATACGGCATGGCCCCAGAATGGACCCTCGCCTCCAGACCCCTGGTGCTGATCTTCACCCTGATTGCCTTTGTGGTGACCATCATCTTCAAAGCAGACGTGAACGCCCAGGCTGCTGCATATGCCACCGGGGTGCTGGCCCTGATGGGATCCGCTGCTGTGGCCACCACATTGTCTGCCAAACACAAAAGCCAGCGCCTGCTGATGGGCTTTTTTGCCGCCGTCACAGTGATTTTTGCTTACACCATTGCCGTCAACCTTTACCAGGATCTGGGCGGTCTGAAAATCGCCGGGTTCTTCATCCTGCTGATCACCTTCACCTCCCTGATTTCCCGGGTGTTCCGGGCCACCGAACTGCGGGTCAGTGAAGTCACCCTGGACGAAGATGCCCGCCGTTTTGTGCGCGAAGAAGCCAGACACAACCACGGCAGAATCCGCATCATTGCCAACCGCAAGAACGCCGGAGATGAGCGCGAGTACCGCCTGAAAGAAGCCCAGGTGCGCGATGACACCCACATCCCCGAAGACGATGTGGTGCTCTTTCTGGAAATCTCCATCGATGACGCCTCTGACTTTGCCCACCGTCTGGACCTGTACGGGGTGCAGGTGGGACCGCACCGCATCCTGAGGGGCACCAGCTCCAGCATCCCCAATGCCCTGGCTGCAGCCTTGCTGCACATCCGGGATGAAACCGGACGCATCCCACACATTTATTTTGGCTGGACCGAAGGCAATCCAGTGCTGTATTTGCTGAGGTTCATGCTGTTCGGAGAGGGGGACATTGCCCCGGTGACCCGCGAAATCCTGCGCAAAGCCGAACCCGATCCCAGACACCGGCCTTACGTGCACGTGGGGGGATGA